The region AAGTGTTAGGTCCTATGAAATATATACACAAAAAAAATCCTAAACCCTTGACCCACCCAAATAATCTTGTCATTTTCAAAAGATGTACCAGTGAATTTACCAACTGAGCCCATTAAATCTGCAtgactgctttttttttgttaccCATCAAAAATGCAACAGGACTCGGTTTTTACATGGTTACTATTAATCAAGTTCCTCAGCTTCTGTTTCCCCTCCAAGTATTCCTCCAATTCTGTAGGGTCTATACCTTAACTCAGTCATCTGGGTAAGGCAATTAGCCCAAACAGGAAACATTGGAGGCCATGTCAATTTGCACTATTCAGTTTATGGTCTAAAAGAAAACTCAATGATGACATTACCAGGTCATGGGAACTCAATCCTCTGCTGCAATAAAATGCACAGAGACATCAGGATGAAAgctcttaaatgctgaaaaaaAGACTACCTGCCTTTCTTATCATTAACAACAAAACTGTTTTTAAACTGTTACGATCTGCACATCACAATTGCTGCAGAAACTAGCATGCCCTGCAAAAGTCAGATTTCGAACGAATATAATAGATTCCTTAAACCAGCAACATGAAATTTACCCCCTTTGGTTTAATACTAGTGTGAATATTTGGAATCATGAAGTCATAAATGCCAGTGAAAATGTTATTCAAGCTTGCTTTAAACAATTAAGTCATCCGATGTGATACAAAACACGGAACAGATCTGGATAATTCAAATTATATGTGAGGACCTAACAATATCACCTTTGTTACCTTTAATGTTCAGAACAATCAAGGCCTTTAAATGTCTTATTACAACCAGGATCCTAATCCTGTAAGTATTACCATTTAGGGATTGGTATTAAGCACTGATAATTTTATTTACCTATTGCCCAAATGACCAGTGATCTTGAATTTgacaaaaaaaagtgaaaaatttAGACGTGAACAAAATGTGAATATTTAAAGACTTCCAAATTCATGAACTACAAATCATCAAGTGACATGATTTGAAGTCAGAGGTGtaagttactgaaatattaaatcaaaGAATATAAAAATATGTCATTTTACCTTACTACTAGCCATTTTTGATTCTTTAGAAGTTAGTACATTTCCTTTATCCATCATGCTTTAATCCCTATGGTTGCCTCTCCCAAATATAACACTGGATCTAATGCAGTTTTAAATGAAAAAGGGCTGGTAAGTCAATGCCTTCGGGCTTCATTTCATGCCTTCCGGAACACTACCTCCAGGTGCTGTGCTCTAAATGCATCAATTGCTCGAGAAAGTAAATTGATacactggctaaaggaatttaACTGttcccattaaaaaaaacaatgaacaTAACAGATCAGCCAGAAGTTTTTCTTTCTGTTACAGAAATTCACTTGCAGTTTCTTTTGAGACATTACATACAATGATTCTGCATTATTGAAATTAAGTTGCAAATTTTTTGTATCTCAGTTCCTTTGGAATTTTCATATGATGGTTTTGCATCAGTCATTGCAGGTAGATTTGAGCAAGCATTTGTAACATGCATTGAACTAGATATGAATCCAAATATACGTATACTCCCTTTTGTATAATCTATAAAATTGCAAGACAGTCCACAAAACAGGTTTTTCATGACTTGAGTACTGCTGAGTTCCAAGATGCAAGATATGCAGCCACGATAATCTTCGTGTTATTTTTGGTAGTGTTTGGCAAGTATTGAGAGCATTGATGAACTGGAAGGAAGGATCCTGGTTGGAGGCATGTGGGAATCAGCACCAAGTGTTAAAACTTGTTTGATTGCATATCTCCCACCTTTCAACCTGTGAAAGAGCATTTTAGATATTTAGATCCCAATACTTCCATTCTTTCCAAGCCAATAAACTAAAACCACTGTACATTCCTCTTAGttacaaaaacagaaaacataagtgctatgtaattttttttaaatgactgtTTTTTGCAAAGTGACTGCAATTTTCATAAGATCTAGCGCAAATATTCATTGCAAAATGACATCTGGTTTAAGAGTGCAGCATTAGTATGCTTAATATGGAAGAATAAATTAACTAGGTAAAGTCAAGGTACACAATTTATGGTCAGTAGCAAAGTAATAGCATGTGCTCCCAGCATTAGAGCCAAATTCTTATAAAGATGCACATGGCTTTGCTTTTAATGTTGATAGCTGTCACGTATCAGTTGAAATGAGAACAGAGGCATCCAGCAGCTGTGGTGTCATCACACTGACTGAGCTATCAGTCTTATTAAATAACTCTCAGGCAGCAAACCAAGAAAAAAAAGCATCATTTTAATTAACTCTTTGAAGCACCTTACAATTTTGAATAAAGACTGGGAAAATACAACTATTATTAAAATATAAACTGAAATGACTTAAAAACCCTTTAAAGTCTTTAGATCTTGAAATATTTTGTCAGGAATTCATAGCTTGCATTCATAAAATTATACTTTTAGAACCCAAGTTTGCTCAGCAGTACCTATAGTATGGCATGCTATTTGTAACAGATTTAGAGCTTGAGCAAGAAATTGTAACATTTTCAGGGAACTTTATAACAAAATTATcttggaaatagctaatacactAATTTAGTGATTTCCTGTCCATTAAGAAGTATGAACATGGTTTAGTCTTGGAGAAAAAAAAACGAATCACTGATAGTAAATTGGGAATTTCCACATTAAATAACAtagagtgcctataaaaagtattcaccttccTTGGAAGTTCtcacgttttattgttttaagtcacagtggatttaatttggcttttctgacaatgaacaacagaaaaagactcttgtgtcaaagtgaaaacagatttgtacaaagtgatctaaattatctacaaatataaaacacaagataatTGATTGCCTAAGTATTCCCCCGCCCCCCACTTAATAAGacgcaccaaatcatcactggtgcatccAATTGCCTTTGAAAGTCACAAAATTAGTTGAATTGAGATGTTTTTGGacatctgtgtgcagtcaaggtgtttcaactgactgtagtaaaaatacacctgtacctAGATGGTCCAACTGctagtgagtcagtatcctggcaaaaactacaccaagatgacaaaagaacacttcaagcaactccacaaaaaggttattggaaACCAGAAGTCAGTAgacggatacaagaaaatttccaagtcactgaatatcactGAATtgtaaatctgcccagagcaggccaccctcaaaaactgagtgaccatacaagaaggggacgagtgagtgaggccaccaagagacctttgACAACTCTGAAGGCGTTTcaagcttcagtagctgagatgggagagactgcacatataaTAACTGTTGCCCAAGTGctccaccagtcacagctttatgggagagtggaaaagagaaaaccactgttgaaaaaaaaacacatgaaatCTTAACTAGCGTTTGTCAGAAAACACGTGAGAGACTCTGAATTCAGcgagaaggttctatggtctgatgaaaccaaaactgagctttttggccatcagactaaatgctatgtttggcataagccaaacaccacacatcatcaaaaacacaccaccccTACCATAAAGCATGGTggcggctgcatcatgctgtggggattcttcactgcagcagaccctggaaggtttgtgaaggtagagggtaaaataaataCAGGAAAACcctgatgcagtctacaagagaactgcaacttgggagaaaacatattttccagcaagataatgaccacaaacataaagccaaagctacactgacttggccactccaggacattaactttgttgttaagTCATTCCTGAGTCCAGACCTCAACCCAATTGAGAATCTGTGGCTGGACTtgtaaagggctgttcactcacaatccccatgcaatctgacaacgcttgagtagttttgtaaagaagaatgggaaaaagttGCAGTAaccagatgtgcaaaactgagagacctatccacacaggctcaaggctgtaattgctgccaaaggtgcatctactaatactgacttgaagggagtgaatacttatccaatcaattattttgtattttatatttgtaattaatttagatcactttgtagagatttgctttcactttgacaaagtctttttctgttgatcagtgtcacaaaagccaaattaaatccactgcaattcaatgttgcaaaacaataaaacatgaaaacctccaagggcggtgaatactttttaaaaaaatataggcactgtatgtacaAATTAAACCTTCACTCTTTAATGGTAGCATACAGTGGTACTTTTGCCATGACTTACAAACAGAAAATCCAGATTCTAAATTATAAAATCTGTAATTCTCACTGATGAACATTTCCAAGAATTAGCTCAAAAAAAATTAATAGGAATTTAACAATTTGATAAGCTGCTCTATAGACATCACAATAAATGAAAATGTCAGCCAGTGGAGTTACACAGACAATACATTGAttatacaggttgagtaccccttatccataATTTCACAATCCTTTTTCATTGAGTgctgacatgatgtcacaaatggaaaatcccAAAAGACGCTAGGAAGGTTCCGAGGCAACGTGCAGGTCTCTGCACACCACCGTCAGTCTGAGAAGTGACCTTGCCTATGTAAtatgttaatgaaaaatagaaaaacactgcataaagcgaAAGATGAAGATCTCGATCATAatttgaaagagtggattcatcagcaTTGGAGTGAACATATACCAGTTAACGGCATGcagatcatgaaacaagcaaaaatTTATATCACGATGAACTGAAAACTGGAGGTAATTGTTTTATGCACAAAATTATTAACAATATTGTATAGAACAACATGTTTCCCCACCCCAATCACAGTAGCTGTGGAATGGCTGGTCGTTTAAAATCATTGAAGCTAATTGCAGAGTCAGAACCCAATAACAGATGCAGTCATTCAACTCTGACAGTCTATGGAAAACCCAGCTCCATCATGTCAGAATATGCTCTGACTGCAGACTGCTCACTCTGTGAGCTTCACACCAGCCGTACATGTACTGCAAATAGATTGTGTTTAGACTTGTGTTCCATCCTCAAGGTATCTCATTATTTAGATGCAAATATTACAAAAActgaaatccaaaacacttctggTCCCAAGCATTTCTGATAAGGGATGCTCAACCTGCACCTGTAAATGTTAACAGGAATATTTTTAACCAATTAAACTTCTGTAGCCTTAAAATGTATTACCCTACATTCAGAGTTTAAATCAGCCAAATGCTTAATAAGCAAATTTGTCCAGAATCACAGCTTAAAATGTCCACATGATGAAGTAACTATTTTGCAGACAGTAAAATATAATTCCATTAGTCTGCTAATGTATGCTTTGAATTTTTCTTATGCACCTCTGAAAACACCAATATTAATGAGGGGAATACTCAAGGCATTCGGAAAATGCTAAGTGTCTCATATGCTGCATTTTACTGAACAATTATCTTCAAATCTAACTTCATTTCACGCAGTTCCTCCAATACCTCAAAATCCTGGTGATGATGTGAAGAGATCTTATGTGAACTGATTATCAAAAAAAAGGTATTTTGTAATAAAAAATTTTATGTGGCAGCATTTCATATAAACCACCAATGCTATGCTACCACGTACGGGCCAAATACTGGAATCAAGTCTTCCCAATATAAATGCACATGAAGGATTTTATAATAGGAAATACCTATTCAAAATTTACATTTTCTCACCAAGAGTTGTGCTCTGCAAATTTCTGTGCCTCTCAGACTTTCCAGTCGTCTGGGACAAAAATTTCAAGGCATCATCCATCATGTGGAATATCTCTACCACTTACTTTAGTGAAATGCTTGCTTACCACTGAACAAGCtatcaaaaaaaaaagcacagaatTTTCCGTAAGTGATTTTCAGTCTAAACTATTAGATGGTCAAGTGGAGTGATCCAAAACTCCAGAGGCAAACCTGTGGTGGAATTTAGCTCCAGAGCTCATTAGAATATATTACATTGAGAACACAGGCAAATCGGATGTGGCATCATTgagaaaaattatatatatatatatataattatataaggGGAATTGCATTAGGTGTCTACAAAAAAAAAAGTTGCTTTGTGAAGTTAGCACAAATCTATTTATTTTGCTTTCTAAAGTTATGCAAATAACTGGGATAATATAGGCAAGCACATGTGGCTACAGATGCCCATGCTAACTGAAGGCTTGTAAATTGCAATTGCTTCCAGATGGTAGGCAAATTTATTTCAAAACATTTCCTGCACTTTTCAGGGATATGTAGAAAAACTCAATGTAACCCCTGAAGGGAGTAATTATTTAATAACTCAATTCTAAGACATAGCTGCTTTTATCCAGAACAGCTGTTTTCTCTCAGTTATTTGACTCTTTTAAACAAATTGATGTGCTATGTTAGCAATTGACAAGCTAAGGAACTCAAAATCAGTACATGCAAACAAATGCATGTACTAACAAAAATTTATTCCATTTATTAGAAAACATTGTGGTCTGCATGTAGATCTGATTGATCCCCTATTATTTTTTCTATTAGTTAAATAAACTACTAAAAAGATGGACAATTACATTTTAATGAAAAGTTTGTAAATTGAAAGCCTCTGTATAATCAACATTTCCATTCCCAATCATTAAGTGGTGTGCAGGATTATCGCAAATGTTAACATAACAAATTTGACACCGCAATTCAAATTTATGAAGCCAAGAAAATTTTACCACCATGGTGAGGGCAGAGGAAAGCAAAGACTTTGCTATGGTGATTCTAGTCGTGACCAGTCTCTCGTGGCCGGAAAATCTGTGCTATATCAATGGTGTAAGCCATGAATGTGTCTTTCCTAAGTTTTGAGCTTTCAGCAAACGTGAGACGAAGAAAAAGgccccatttttaaaaaatatatgaacaacagagtggtaggtgtctggaacgcactgcaggggtagtggtagaggctgatataaTAGacgcatttaaaagactcttagtcACATAGATACAAGTTAAATGGACCGTTATGGGCTGTGATTAGGTTTATGCAAGTCAGCACAGCACAACCttatgggccaaacagcctatactgcgctgtactgttctacattctaagaTTTCTTTTCCCTAAACAAATCAACATACCTTTCCTTTTTGTTCCCTGGGCTCCACCCCCTTTTGAGGACACAGTTAAGTCATTCTCATTTTATCAGTGATAAAGTTACACTAAAAATCTCACTACACGTTTTAaatcaattcaatgcataaatatAGCAGCAATTCTGTAATTCAGCACATTCAAAAAGTGTGCATTGCTGAATCCAGTACAAATCTGGCTGAAAGAATCCCCTCAATACTGAATTTCAGCCAACTGCATACAGAGCTCCTATATATTAACTTGCAAGACAAAAGCATTTCTTCATCATCTCTTTTGGCTGAAATGCTAAGAGGGAACTattttacaaagaaagcataaaGACTTGCTTTTCCAGTGACAGCTTGATCACCACTGCGAGGGTACATAGTTGTAAGTCGGTGTTGCTGGAGTCCTATAAGCAGGCATGGAAACAGGATGAGGAGCTACTGGCGTTGGGGAATGGGTCGTCAACAAAGTGCCTACAAGGCAGAATTGAACAAAGTTAAATATTGGTCACATTCAGCTTAAACCAAAAGACAGAATACAATATCAGTTATATCTTCAAAGAAAAAACCTGGTGTTGAATGCATTTATGGAAAGCTAAATTATTACAAAAACAGACAGAATACATGACCATTTCTGTAACTTCCTCCCCACAAAAATATTCAAGCATAATGGGCACTGTCAACATATTGCTGATTTGAacatagaaaaaaaaaactagcTTAAACAGAACAAAAACTGAAGGAAATGAGCTCATTTGAATACAAATCAACAAAAATTAGAACTTTATTTTTTTGACAGAGCAATCCTTTTTGCTACCTTGCAGTTTAAATTAACTCAAGCAGTTCACTTAGTATTTGACATTAGAACTACAAGGAGACAAGAATATGAAGAGATCTGAAATCAAGAGGACTATAACACGACAACGTCAGCCCAACACCCAAAGCAATCTAAAAATTACTAGTATGTGTGCAGTAGGTGACATATGGGAATCAGCATCTTTAATGTACAAGGTGAGAAACTGGCAGAGTGCTTTATCAGTCAAGTCTGAATGTAACAAAGGCATGGGTAAATCTTTCAGCAACAGGTGGAGGTAAATCATGAGCCAGATAGTAGAAGCAGGCACATGGTGGAAACTCAGATACTTTTTTGTTCAACCTCAAATTATTAACAAGATGAGAATGGAATTAGGAACAAAGGAAGAGGGGGCTTTGGCCTATAAAAGCACTTTAAAGGGAATTACTAGTTATTCAAAACTGGATGTCAGAAAGCAGTGTCGAGGAACCACAGTGAAGACTTAAAAAGATAGGACAGCATCATCAGAATACAAAGTTTGTACTGCATGCTGCTGCTAagaagatcaatgaaatatactttGAAGAATCCCGATGTACGTTTGAGAAGGAATAATAGAAATGAGCAATTAAGACTATATAGAATATTAGACAAGGGAATTTCCAACATATTGGAAGAAAATGAGTGGACTTGGAGGTAAATGGTCACTAGATCTTAACTATTGAGAAAGAGCAAGGTTGTTACTGGAACTTGGAGGGGCAGGAATTTGAATGAATGGACAATTGGACATGAGGTTGGAAGGCACCAACTCAATAAATTTGCAACTACTTCATATAATCTTTATAGTTTTCCAAACACTGGTAATGTCATATTAACTGAAATTAAATTTCCCAGCTACAAACTAAACAACTGTTGTTTCTTCACTTTCTTTTAAAATGTAATGTTCTTGAACAACTTGAAGTATTAAATTGCCTGACTCCCCACTTAACATTTTAACACTTCACTTTCCACTTACTTCATTAGTAGCACACTGTGCATTAGATTTGGTTGACAATCATACTTGTAACATTGGTCTTGAAAAAACGGAAACCCACCTGCTGACATTGCCATAGTGGTCCCAGCTACCATTCCCATGGCAACACCATTTGCTCTGGGTGATGGAATTGGTTGTGGGTACATGGCAGCAGGCATTCCATTCGGCTGGACAACTGTGGTATGATGAATTACATGAGGTGGGGCTGCATATAGTGGCTGTGTATAGTAAGTGCCTTGCTATTTAACAAAAAAAAGTGAAAGAAACTGTTGAGGGATAATTGAAAGAGTAAATTAGGACATTCATAGAACACACAATATGAATCTTCAAATTCTAGACAAATGATATACTCTCAAATATCATACAATTTCACAAAAACAGTTGACATATTACATTGGGGACAGTGCAGCATAGATATGTTGCAGCATAAACATACAACATTTATAATATAAACTGCTCAAGTAAAGCCATTTCAATTAGAAAAACTGTTCCTAGTAAATTATATTACAAAGTGAAGATGCTTTAAATACTCAAtggaccaggcagcatccatgcaaaGAGAAATGAGGTTTCAAGTCAATGACTTGTCTTTGAAACTTAGAAGTGTCATAAGTTAAACAAACCTTGAGATGCAGAGAAAATGGAGACATAGAAgatgaagaaacaaaaaaaaagatggaAAATAATTTAACAAAAGCAACGGTCAATCACTGGTGGTGCTCAAAGAATTGTAAATTGGATAGAAAAATCAGTATCTGAAACCACCAGAAGAAAAATACTGATTGGTGGAAATATGAGATACAAAGGCAAAGACTGCTGATCATATGAAATTACCAAACTCCTGTATAGGAGCCCAGAATGTTGGAATGAATCGAGCTCCAAGCAGAGCTGCCTGAGCTTTGTTTGATGAACATAGGAGATCAGAATGGAAGCAGATTGGGGAATTAAACTAGTAGCTCAGGTGAACACTACTAGACTGAATGGACGGGGTGTACAAAATGTTTACTCAATCCGTATTTGATTTCTGCATGTCAAGGAGATCACAATGTTAACCACAAACGCAACATATTAAACTACCTTACTTTAATGTTGCTTGGGGCTCTGAATGATGGTAGGTGAGGTTGTAAGTGGACAGATGTCGCACGCCCAACAGTTATACTGGAAAATACTCTTGCACGAAGAGTGTGTTTTGGTAGGGATGGAAAAGTTAATCAGAGTGCCAGAGAGAATGCTGATAGGGGAGGAAAGTGGTGGTATCAAAGTTAAGGTGTTGGAAATTTCACACAATAGTTTTCTAATTgaagagcacggtggtgtggaaggcaaagaTAAATGGAACCCAGTCCTTGGGCGAGTCAAAGTGAGAACAAAATCTATGTAAATAGAACAGATATGATTAATAGCCTCACAAACTATAGTTCAGAGGGGAAATGTCAGAGGACAGGATGCAAGCAGGAAGATGATTTGGATTGGActcattgtattttatttaatctgatcaatcttATCCCTGCTTGTTCTATTCCTTTGCAAACACTTCACATTTTATTGAAACCCTATTGATTGAGACCCGATCTGAAGCTAGCTCAGctacattagaccataagacttaggagcagaattaggccatctggcccatcaagtctgacccgccattcaatcatggctgatccttttttctatcttcTCCTCAACTCccgttcctggccttctccccgtaacctttgataccatttccaatcaagaacctatcaatctctgccttaaatacacccaacaacctggcctccacagctgcacgtggcaacaaattccacaagttcaccaccctttggctaaagaaatttctccacatctgttttgaaagggcacccctctatcctgaggctgtgccctcttgtcctagactctcctaccatgggaaacatcctttccacatctactaaacacaaagtacactgcagatactgtggtcaaTCAACATGtataaacaagctggaggaactcagcaggtcgggcagcatccattgaaatgagcagtcaacgtttcagaccgagaccctttgtcaggactgaaggaggagggggcaggggcccacATCTagtccatctaggcctttcaacattcaaaaggtttcaatgagatcctccctcatccttctgaattccagcaagtacagacccagagctatcaaatgttcctcgtatgataatccgttcattcctggaatcatcctttggaccctctccaatgccagcacatcttttctaagatgaggggcccaaaactgttcacaatactcaaggtgagacctcaccagtgccttataaaggctcagcatcacatccttgctcgttttctagaccttttgaaatgaatgctaacatggcatttgccttcctcaccaccaactcaaccaggAACTTAATCTtcagggtgttccacacaagaactcccaagtccctctgcatctcagattcctggattttctccgtttagaaaatagtccacacatttaattgtaataccaaagtgcatgaccatccatTTCCTGACATCCTGCCCTCTGACATTTactacttttttgcccattctcctaatttgtttaagtccttctgcagcctacctgtttcctcaacactacttacccctccaccaatcttcacatcatctgcaaacttggcaacaaagccacctattccatcatctaaatcatgtatatacagcataaaaagtggtcccaacaccaacccctgcagaacaccactagtaactggccaccaaccaaaaaaggatccttttattcctactcactgcctcctaccaatcagccaatgttttaaccatcttagtaactttcctgtaatacgatgggctcttaacttcgtaagcagcctcatatgtggcaccttgtcaaaggccttctcaaagtccaaatacacaacatccactgcatcccctttatctatcctacttgtattctcttcaaaaaattccaacaggttcggcaggcatgattttccctgaaggaaaccatgctgaatatgcactatcttgtcctgtgtcaccaagtactccatcacctcagcCTTAACAAATCactctaatatcttcccaaccactgaggtcaggctaactggtctataatttcctttctgctgccttcctcctttcttagagtggactaacgtttgcaattttccagtcctctgccagagttcaatgatttttgaaagattatttctaatgccaccacaatctctaattcaacctctttcagaaccctaggttgcaattcatctggtccgggtgacttatgtaccttcaggtctttcaactttttgagcaccttctctcttctaatagcaactgcacccacttctcttccttcacacactacatgaGACATACGACTAgtatcttccacggtgaagaatgacgcaaaaaactcaattagttcagcagccatctcattgtcccccattattatttccctTGCCTCATTTTCTAACGGTCCTATACCCACtcttatttctcttttatttttaacataattgaaaaagcttttacatcTTAAGATTGTTTCGGTTC is a window of Hemitrygon akajei chromosome 3, sHemAka1.3, whole genome shotgun sequence DNA encoding:
- the fam168b gene encoding myelin-associated neurite-outgrowth inhibitor isoform X2, which produces MNPVYSSGASGVPYANPKGIGYPGFPVGYAAAAPAFTPTVYAGTNPAFPTGYTPGTPYKVSCSPTSGAVPPYSSSPNPYQAAVYPVRSAYPQQNPYAQQGTYYTQPLYAAPPHVIHHTTVVQPNGMPAAMYPQPIPSPRANGVAMGMVAGTTMAMSAGTLLTTHSPTPVAPHPVSMPAYRTPATPTYNYVPSQW